One stretch of Fictibacillus sp. b24 DNA includes these proteins:
- a CDS encoding flotillin family protein: MSFSPLFIVIGIVVFLIVALISVFITKYRTASPDEALIVTGSFLGSKNVNIDESGNRIKIVRGGGTFVLPVFQQAKPLSLLTSKLDVQTPEVYTEQGVPVMADGTAIIKVGSSIGEIATAAEQFLGKLKEDRENEAREVLEGHLRSILGSMTVEEIYKNREKFSQEVQRVASQDLAKMGLIIVSFTIKDLRDKNGYLDALGKPRIAQIKRDADMAMAEAEKETRIKRAEADKEAKQSELGRATEVAEAEKMNQLKVAEFRREQDVAKARADQAYHLEEAIAKQQVTEQQMQIKIIERQKQIELEEKEILRREKQYDSEVKKKADADRYAVEQSAEADKRKQVAEADAHKYRVEAMAKAEAEKVRLDGLSRAEAERAKGESEADVIRLKGLAEAEAKQKIAEAFELYGQAAMMDMMIKMLPEYAKQVAAPLSNIDKITVVDTGGSENGGANRITGYATNLMSSLQESLKASSGIDVKELLENFSGKGNVRQSIDDLRIDFAKKQPNAVATKEKAEVKASKGE; this comes from the coding sequence ATGAGTTTTTCACCGTTATTTATTGTAATTGGGATTGTTGTATTTTTAATCGTTGCTCTTATTAGTGTTTTTATTACGAAATATCGTACAGCGAGTCCTGATGAAGCATTAATCGTAACAGGAAGTTTCTTAGGAAGTAAAAACGTCAATATCGACGAATCTGGAAACCGAATTAAAATTGTACGCGGTGGCGGTACGTTCGTTCTGCCGGTATTTCAACAAGCAAAGCCACTTAGCTTATTAACGAGTAAACTGGATGTTCAAACACCTGAGGTATATACAGAGCAAGGGGTTCCGGTTATGGCTGATGGAACAGCAATCATAAAGGTCGGAAGCTCTATCGGCGAAATCGCGACTGCAGCTGAACAGTTTTTAGGAAAGTTGAAAGAAGATCGCGAAAATGAAGCTCGTGAAGTACTTGAAGGTCATTTGCGTTCCATTCTAGGTTCTATGACCGTTGAAGAAATTTATAAAAATCGTGAAAAATTCTCGCAAGAAGTTCAGCGTGTTGCTTCTCAAGACCTTGCAAAAATGGGATTGATTATCGTGTCCTTTACGATTAAAGATCTGCGTGATAAGAATGGATATTTAGACGCACTAGGTAAACCGCGTATCGCACAAATTAAACGTGATGCTGATATGGCAATGGCGGAAGCTGAAAAAGAAACGCGCATCAAGCGTGCTGAAGCAGATAAAGAAGCGAAGCAGTCAGAGCTAGGCCGTGCAACGGAAGTAGCTGAAGCTGAAAAGATGAATCAGTTAAAAGTAGCTGAGTTCCGCCGTGAGCAAGATGTTGCAAAAGCACGTGCTGACCAGGCTTACCATCTAGAAGAAGCAATCGCAAAACAGCAAGTTACGGAACAGCAGATGCAGATCAAAATCATCGAGCGTCAAAAACAGATTGAACTTGAAGAAAAAGAGATTCTACGCCGTGAAAAGCAGTATGACTCCGAAGTGAAGAAGAAAGCAGATGCAGACCGCTATGCTGTTGAACAGTCCGCGGAAGCCGACAAACGCAAACAAGTTGCGGAGGCAGATGCTCATAAGTATCGCGTTGAAGCGATGGCAAAAGCCGAGGCTGAAAAAGTACGTTTAGACGGTCTTTCAAGAGCAGAAGCAGAACGTGCAAAAGGGGAATCTGAAGCAGACGTTATCCGTCTGAAAGGTCTTGCTGAAGCCGAAGCAAAGCAGAAGATTGCCGAAGCGTTCGAGTTGTACGGCCAAGCTGCGATGATGGATATGATGATTAAGATGCTTCCGGAATACGCGAAGCAAGTGGCAGCACCACTTTCTAACATTGATAAAATCACAGTTGTGGATACAGGCGGCAGTGAGAACGGCGGGGCGAACCGTATTACAGGCTATGCGACAAACTTGATGTCCTCTCTGCAAGAATCATTAAAAGCTTCATCTGGCATTGATGTGAAGGAATTATTGGAGAATTTCTCTGGCAAAGGCAACGTACGCCAAAGCATAGACGATCTTCGCATTGATTTTGCAAAAAAGCAGCCAAATGCGGTAGCAACGAAGGAAAAGGCTGAAGTGAAAGCTTCAAAGGGAGAATAA
- a CDS encoding MTH1187 family thiamine-binding protein, translating to MAIADITIIPIGTETPSVSAYVAEIQKVLQQNEDKVIYQLTPMSTLIEGELSDLFDVIQQLHEVPFSNGIQRVATNIRIDDRRDKKSTMAGKLQAVEAQMNKK from the coding sequence ATGGCTATTGCAGACATTACAATTATTCCAATTGGTACTGAAACGCCAAGTGTCAGTGCTTATGTAGCAGAGATTCAAAAAGTTCTTCAACAAAACGAAGATAAAGTAATCTATCAGCTTACCCCAATGAGCACATTGATCGAAGGAGAACTTTCGGATCTTTTTGATGTCATCCAACAGCTGCATGAAGTACCGTTCTCTAACGGCATTCAGCGAGTAGCGACAAACATCCGAATAGATGACCGCCGCGATAAGAAGTCCACGATGGCTGGAAAACTCCAAGCTGTTGAGGCACAGATGAATAAGAAGTAG
- a CDS encoding NfeD family protein produces the protein MELFGYPLSTIYLGSFIIFGCITFVYILFGDMVEAALDFLHPSLILSFLTIGSASGYLLEIMTNINSWFIMVFSALLALLLVTLLNVFVLMPIRSSEESLAYRDEDLKGRVGTVLTSVPPDGFGEILIEGISGRISKSAISMDNKPISQGEKVLIIDIQKGVVSVMRYEQVEQTYIH, from the coding sequence ATGGAGCTGTTTGGATATCCGTTGTCTACGATCTATTTGGGCAGTTTTATCATTTTTGGATGCATTACTTTTGTGTATATTCTTTTTGGTGACATGGTTGAAGCGGCATTGGATTTTTTACATCCATCGCTCATCTTATCCTTTTTAACGATTGGATCTGCTTCAGGATATTTATTAGAGATTATGACCAATATTAACAGCTGGTTCATTATGGTGTTTAGTGCGCTGCTGGCGTTGTTACTCGTTACTCTTCTAAATGTTTTCGTCCTCATGCCGATTCGATCTTCCGAAGAATCACTGGCATATCGTGATGAAGATTTAAAGGGAAGAGTCGGCACAGTACTAACTTCTGTTCCTCCAGATGGGTTTGGCGAAATATTAATTGAAGGCATTAGCGGAAGAATCTCTAAATCTGCTATAAGCATGGATAACAAGCCGATTTCACAAGGGGAAAAAGTGCTGATCATCGATATCCAAAAAGGTGTTGTATCCGTCATGCGCTATGAGCAAGTGGAACAAACATATATTCATTAA
- the thrC gene encoding threonine synthase, producing MPYNGLLHQYKEYLPVSESTPLLSLNEGHTPLIPLEHLSKEWGIKLYAKYEGANPTGSFKDRGMVMAVAKAKEEGSKAIICASTGNTSAAAAAYGARAGLRCIVVIPDGKIAQGKLAQAKMYGAEIFAIEGNFDEALKMVQQMSIEEEFTLVNSVNPYRLEGQKTAAFELVDALDQAPDILAIPVGNAGNISAYWKGFKEYDAVKSSGLPRIHGFQASGAAPIVNGSVVNNPETIATAIRIGNPASWKLASAALEESGGVIDSVTDEEILEAYQMLASKEGVFAEPASCSTIAGLYKQYKQGVLPKGASVVAVLTGNGLKDPDIALKTVAQEPVVIPNELELLRQQLKGCVV from the coding sequence ATGCCATATAACGGTCTCTTACATCAATACAAAGAATACTTGCCAGTCAGTGAATCTACTCCCCTTCTATCCTTGAATGAAGGGCACACTCCACTCATTCCGTTAGAACATCTGTCAAAGGAATGGGGCATCAAGCTATACGCCAAATACGAAGGAGCGAATCCTACAGGTTCTTTTAAGGACAGAGGCATGGTGATGGCTGTTGCAAAAGCAAAAGAAGAGGGCAGCAAAGCAATCATTTGTGCATCTACAGGAAATACATCAGCCGCTGCCGCTGCCTATGGAGCGAGAGCTGGCCTCAGATGTATCGTTGTGATTCCGGACGGAAAGATCGCCCAAGGGAAACTCGCTCAAGCGAAAATGTATGGCGCTGAAATCTTTGCGATTGAAGGAAATTTTGATGAAGCTCTAAAGATGGTGCAGCAAATGAGCATCGAGGAAGAATTCACACTCGTTAACTCTGTAAATCCATACCGGTTGGAAGGCCAAAAAACAGCTGCGTTCGAACTGGTTGATGCACTAGATCAAGCACCTGATATTTTAGCCATTCCAGTTGGGAATGCAGGCAACATTAGTGCTTATTGGAAAGGCTTCAAAGAGTATGATGCGGTAAAATCTTCTGGCCTCCCCCGCATTCATGGCTTCCAGGCATCAGGTGCTGCACCAATCGTGAACGGATCTGTAGTAAATAATCCAGAAACGATCGCGACAGCTATTCGAATCGGAAACCCTGCAAGCTGGAAACTAGCATCAGCTGCATTAGAAGAGTCAGGCGGTGTGATCGATTCTGTAACGGACGAAGAAATTTTAGAAGCGTATCAGATGCTTGCATCAAAGGAAGGTGTTTTTGCTGAACCGGCTTCCTGCAGTACGATTGCCGGTTTGTATAAGCAATACAAACAAGGTGTTCTTCCGAAAGGAGCATCCGTTGTAGCTGTTCTTACAGGCAACGGTCTTAAAGATCCAGATATCGCCTTAAAAACAGTCGCACAAGAACCTGTCGTCATACCGAACGAGCTTGAATTATTACGTCAGCAGCTAAAAGGATGTGTTGTATAA
- a CDS encoding 2-phosphosulfolactate phosphatase — MNVYDQSPYDIKMEWGIKGAREAAKRNEIIIIVDVLSFSSTVTTAVENGAVIYPFPPNQHEKAKKYATELGAELVVGRAEAIKTGKPSLSPISFTANNKGESFVLCSLNGAAYVDVSKKVPSLFAGSLLNAKAVAEAAMFMKNKLNAPISVIACGERWGNAAHDENELRPGIEDYLGAGAIISFLKGSLSPEAFVCKQAFEASKHNLPSLIKNCGSGKELIERGFEEDVHFCMQYNKSSTVPILSKNQFICFKSLPPDVSRSPHALWKESILKVSQCKD; from the coding sequence ATGAACGTGTATGATCAATCACCATACGACATTAAAATGGAGTGGGGAATCAAAGGGGCGAGAGAAGCTGCAAAAAGAAATGAAATCATCATTATCGTCGATGTTTTAAGCTTTTCATCAACTGTAACTACTGCTGTTGAGAATGGTGCTGTCATTTATCCTTTTCCACCTAATCAACATGAAAAAGCAAAAAAATACGCTACTGAACTTGGAGCTGAATTAGTGGTGGGGAGGGCTGAAGCTATAAAAACAGGAAAACCATCACTTTCCCCTATATCTTTTACAGCAAATAACAAAGGGGAATCATTTGTTCTTTGCTCACTTAATGGAGCTGCGTATGTGGATGTTTCTAAAAAAGTACCATCTCTTTTTGCAGGATCTCTTTTAAATGCAAAGGCTGTTGCAGAAGCTGCGATGTTCATGAAGAATAAATTAAATGCACCAATTTCAGTGATCGCATGTGGGGAAAGATGGGGAAATGCAGCTCATGATGAAAATGAGCTTCGACCTGGAATAGAGGATTATTTAGGTGCAGGAGCCATCATTTCTTTTCTAAAAGGATCTTTATCCCCTGAAGCTTTTGTTTGCAAACAAGCTTTCGAGGCATCGAAACACAACCTGCCATCACTCATTAAAAACTGCGGAAGCGGAAAAGAGCTAATCGAACGAGGTTTTGAAGAAGATGTACACTTTTGTATGCAATATAACAAGAGTTCTACCGTTCCCATTCTATCTAAGAATCAATTCATTTGCTTTAAGTCTCTGCCGCCGGATGTGAGTCGTTCACCACACGCCCTGTGGAAAGAGAGCATCTTGAAAGTCAGCCAATGTAAAGATTGA
- a CDS encoding DNA alkylation repair protein — protein sequence MYADKLWLHLNTQANAEDAEPMKKYMRDQFEFFGIRSPILKQNLKVFLKENGLPAKEDLHSFIKEAWSKPEREMQYASLTVADKLKKQMTIEDIEWIEYIIVNKSWWDTVDHIAKHIAGYYFLKFPEEITHVTERWIDSKNIWLMRSAILFQLGYKDKTDKELLAHIIKQTKYEQDFFIRKGIGWALREYAYTNGDWVWEFVHKEELSPLSYKEAIKNIKKTKQPS from the coding sequence ATGTATGCAGATAAATTATGGTTGCATTTAAACACGCAGGCGAACGCTGAAGATGCTGAGCCGATGAAAAAGTATATGCGTGACCAGTTTGAATTCTTCGGTATTCGTTCTCCAATTTTGAAACAAAACTTGAAGGTGTTTTTAAAAGAAAATGGATTGCCTGCAAAAGAAGACCTACATTCATTTATTAAAGAAGCTTGGTCAAAGCCTGAACGTGAAATGCAGTATGCTTCTTTAACGGTTGCAGACAAGTTAAAAAAACAGATGACAATAGAAGATATCGAGTGGATTGAATATATCATTGTAAATAAAAGCTGGTGGGACACCGTTGATCATATTGCAAAACACATTGCCGGGTATTACTTTTTAAAATTTCCTGAAGAAATTACACACGTAACTGAACGTTGGATTGACTCTAAAAACATTTGGCTTATGCGCTCTGCGATTCTGTTTCAACTTGGGTATAAAGATAAAACGGATAAAGAGCTCTTGGCACACATCATCAAACAAACGAAATACGAGCAGGATTTCTTTATACGTAAAGGGATTGGATGGGCACTTAGAGAGTACGCATATACGAACGGAGATTGGGTGTGGGAGTTCGTACATAAAGAAGAATTAAGTCCACTTTCATATAAAGAAGCCATCAAAAATATTAAGAAAACAAAGCAGCCGAGTTAA
- a CDS encoding STAS domain-containing protein yields the protein MTDQLDESVKDTLNCLEENIFFIDLDLRIAWVNNSGKRLIESLKGHFRLHSAEGIIGTPISTFYKASYQKDMFLKGEFPIDVQLVLFRTYVTRLILKELIVKRQKLGYLLTWKDVTEREQEKERTKAMFDELSTPILQTIAEHTLLVPLIGELTLERLETLTTKLLNECLNNQAEYVILDFSGVTTLKDAELGQEIQKLTDSIELMGAKVLYCGFPKDMVKNMVSLGVHTNQPTFVSFRNAIRYVVAELGYRFEK from the coding sequence ATGACTGATCAGTTAGATGAGAGTGTTAAAGATACACTGAATTGTTTAGAAGAAAATATCTTTTTCATAGATTTAGATTTACGAATAGCATGGGTTAATAATAGTGGCAAGAGATTAATAGAATCGTTAAAGGGACATTTTAGACTCCATTCTGCAGAAGGGATCATTGGCACTCCTATCTCAACCTTTTATAAGGCCTCTTATCAAAAAGATATGTTTTTAAAAGGTGAGTTTCCAATTGATGTGCAGCTAGTTCTCTTCCGTACATATGTAACGCGATTAATTCTTAAAGAACTAATTGTGAAGAGACAGAAACTTGGCTACCTTTTAACGTGGAAAGATGTAACGGAGCGTGAACAAGAAAAGGAAAGAACCAAAGCAATGTTCGATGAATTGTCTACGCCTATTCTGCAAACAATCGCAGAACATACACTTCTTGTTCCATTAATCGGAGAACTAACATTGGAACGGCTTGAAACATTAACAACGAAACTATTAAACGAGTGTTTAAACAATCAAGCTGAATATGTCATATTAGATTTTTCTGGCGTAACGACGCTTAAGGATGCTGAACTAGGACAGGAAATTCAGAAGCTGACAGATTCTATCGAGTTAATGGGGGCAAAGGTATTGTACTGCGGCTTCCCTAAAGACATGGTCAAAAATATGGTCTCACTAGGTGTTCATACGAATCAGCCAACATTTGTATCATTTCGCAATGCGATTCGGTATGTTGTAGCTGAGTTGGGCTACCGGTTTGAAAAATAA
- a CDS encoding aminopeptidase, with product MKSFEEKLDQYAELVVKVGLGLSEGQRLLISSPIEAVEFTRKVTKHAYENGCKRVMVDWNDTQTNRIHLTHADEEILKDDLPSWEIDKYNSLVENHDCFLMITGNDPNAYKGVPSERMMFVQKNRGEKLQSFSAGQLRGDMHWAIAGVPTVGWAKSVFPEMKDEEAVEALWQAVFKTVRVDQADPVAAWDEHVKTLSDKVNYLNEQQFKTLHYKSTGTDLSIDLHPDHTWIGGGHHSTFGTYYIPNLPTEEVFTTPRKYGVNGKVTSSKPLSAMGNLINNFSLTFKDGKVIDFTAEEGYDTLKQLLSIDDGMGYLGEVALVPHDSPISNSGIIFNNTLYDENASCHLAIGTSITMSVKDAGSLTPEQMEEKEINFSRGHTDFMIGSADLDIEAEYADGKRIPLFKNGNWAI from the coding sequence ATGAAGTCGTTTGAAGAAAAGTTAGATCAATATGCTGAGTTGGTTGTTAAAGTAGGATTAGGTCTATCAGAAGGACAAAGGTTATTAATTAGTTCTCCTATAGAAGCTGTAGAGTTTACACGTAAGGTAACGAAGCATGCATATGAAAATGGATGTAAGCGAGTGATGGTGGATTGGAATGATACGCAAACAAACCGCATCCACCTTACTCATGCAGATGAAGAAATCCTGAAAGACGATCTTCCTTCATGGGAGATTGACAAGTATAACAGCCTTGTTGAAAATCATGATTGCTTTTTAATGATCACAGGGAACGATCCTAATGCTTACAAAGGTGTTCCTTCTGAGCGAATGATGTTTGTACAAAAGAACCGAGGTGAAAAACTACAATCCTTTTCTGCAGGTCAATTAAGAGGAGATATGCATTGGGCTATTGCTGGTGTACCTACAGTTGGCTGGGCGAAAAGTGTATTCCCAGAAATGAAAGATGAAGAAGCAGTAGAAGCATTATGGCAAGCGGTCTTTAAAACAGTTCGAGTGGATCAGGCAGATCCTGTTGCTGCATGGGATGAGCACGTAAAAACATTAAGCGATAAAGTAAACTACTTAAACGAACAGCAATTTAAGACGCTTCATTATAAGTCAACTGGGACAGATTTAAGCATCGACTTACACCCTGACCATACTTGGATCGGTGGAGGGCATCATTCTACGTTCGGTACGTACTATATTCCGAACCTTCCTACTGAGGAAGTTTTCACGACTCCAAGAAAATATGGTGTAAACGGTAAGGTCACAAGTTCTAAACCACTTTCAGCGATGGGGAATTTGATTAATAATTTTAGTTTGACGTTTAAAGACGGAAAAGTGATAGATTTCACTGCTGAGGAAGGGTACGACACGCTTAAGCAATTGTTAAGCATTGACGATGGAATGGGATATTTAGGAGAGGTTGCATTAGTTCCTCACGATTCACCAATTTCGAACTCAGGCATCATTTTTAACAACACATTATATGATGAAAATGCTTCGTGTCATTTAGCGATCGGAACTTCTATTACGATGTCTGTTAAAGATGCTGGCAGCTTAACGCCTGAACAGATGGAAGAGAAGGAAATTAACTTCAGCCGAGGGCATACTGACTTTATGATTGGCTCAGCAGATCTTGATATTGAGGCTGAGTATGCAGATGGAAAACGCATTCCGTTATTTAAAAATGGTAACTGGGCGATATAA
- a CDS encoding glycosyl hydrolase family 18 protein, which yields MKKAVALLAAFTIVLGGCGGGSNNMKESEAAPKNMSNETRNSPRLEQISSPQKKQQDISKAETAHGKKKIETLGFLEPLEAKQSVKDVKEAVNDLTYVAFFSYQVNKDGSLKPIKDYAALQEVKNSKAMPMMVLTNFIDGNFSPEIAHTVFTDKTASKTLIGSVISTMKQKGYKALNIDFEHIKEKDRELYNGFLETIIPLVQKEGFKVSTALAPKTSDEQKGPWHGAHDYKRHGELADFVVLMTYEWGWSGGPPMAVAPVPQVEKVVKYATSVIPPEKIIMGAPLYGYDWTLPYKKGNKFAKRVAPAEAHDLALKEGATVKYDNDAQAPFFNYKDDAGKEHVVWFENEQSAEAKNKLVKKYKLRGLAYWVLGEPFPENWTLLRDEFKIAHK from the coding sequence ATGAAAAAAGCAGTCGCGCTATTAGCGGCATTCACCATTGTGTTAGGCGGTTGCGGCGGTGGCTCAAACAATATGAAAGAGAGCGAAGCAGCACCAAAGAATATGAGTAACGAAACACGAAATAGTCCAAGATTGGAACAGATCAGTTCGCCACAGAAAAAACAACAGGACATTTCTAAAGCAGAAACTGCTCATGGCAAAAAGAAGATTGAAACGCTCGGGTTTTTAGAACCACTAGAAGCGAAACAATCCGTGAAAGATGTAAAAGAAGCTGTAAATGATTTAACGTACGTAGCTTTTTTTAGCTATCAAGTTAACAAAGATGGTTCTCTTAAGCCAATCAAGGATTATGCTGCTTTACAAGAGGTAAAGAATTCAAAAGCTATGCCGATGATGGTGTTAACAAACTTTATAGATGGAAACTTCTCTCCTGAGATAGCGCACACCGTTTTTACGGATAAAACGGCATCCAAAACACTCATTGGCAGTGTGATCAGCACGATGAAGCAAAAAGGATATAAGGCACTGAATATTGATTTTGAGCATATTAAAGAAAAAGATCGTGAGCTATACAATGGATTTTTAGAAACAATTATTCCACTCGTACAAAAAGAAGGCTTTAAGGTTTCAACAGCATTAGCTCCTAAAACAAGTGATGAGCAAAAAGGTCCTTGGCATGGAGCTCATGACTATAAACGTCATGGAGAACTTGCAGATTTCGTTGTATTAATGACATATGAGTGGGGCTGGTCTGGTGGACCGCCGATGGCTGTAGCACCTGTACCACAAGTAGAAAAAGTGGTTAAATACGCAACATCTGTCATTCCACCGGAAAAGATTATAATGGGAGCTCCACTATACGGTTATGATTGGACACTTCCTTATAAAAAAGGGAATAAATTTGCTAAACGCGTGGCACCAGCAGAAGCACATGATTTGGCGTTAAAAGAAGGAGCGACTGTAAAGTATGACAACGATGCTCAAGCTCCGTTCTTTAATTACAAAGATGATGCTGGAAAAGAACACGTTGTATGGTTTGAAAATGAGCAAAGTGCAGAAGCGAAAAATAAACTTGTAAAGAAATACAAGCTAAGAGGTCTTGCGTATTGGGTTCTAGGTGAACCATTCCCAGAGAACTGGACGCTGTTAAGAGATGAATTTAAAATTGCACATAAATAA
- the thrB gene encoding homoserine kinase: MKAEPFSIHVPASTANLGPGFDSVGLAMNRYLTVHVQPFAPRKTTFHGEELQALNKDENNLIVHAAHFTADAYGQKLPPCQLDVVSTFPTSKGMGSSASAIVAGIELANILLDLDLSKQAKALLASSLEEHPDNVIPAIFGGLTISFFNGQELETVHVPDVAVEMIVAIPDGVLHTKHSRGSLPNLLPFNKAVEGSAISNVLVAALMKNDWKKAADMMNRDLFHEPFRSKWVPMYAELKQKAVELGAYGAAISGSGPSIVCFTPHQKAAGITEQLSLLFPQYHFETVFPDRRGVVVEKCLSAAL; encoded by the coding sequence ATGAAAGCAGAGCCATTTTCCATACATGTTCCAGCAAGTACAGCAAACTTAGGCCCAGGCTTCGATTCCGTAGGGCTTGCCATGAACCGATACTTAACCGTACACGTTCAGCCATTCGCACCAAGAAAAACGACTTTTCATGGTGAAGAACTGCAGGCGTTAAACAAAGACGAAAATAATCTTATCGTTCATGCTGCGCATTTTACAGCGGATGCTTACGGCCAGAAACTACCTCCTTGCCAGCTAGATGTTGTAAGCACATTTCCGACTTCAAAAGGAATGGGAAGTTCTGCGTCTGCGATCGTTGCAGGGATTGAGCTGGCAAACATCCTTTTAGATCTAGATCTTTCAAAGCAGGCAAAAGCGCTTCTGGCTAGCTCCTTGGAAGAACATCCTGATAATGTGATTCCTGCTATTTTCGGAGGACTCACGATTAGTTTTTTCAACGGACAAGAACTGGAGACGGTGCATGTACCTGATGTCGCTGTTGAAATGATTGTTGCGATTCCTGATGGTGTTCTACATACCAAACACTCTAGGGGTTCACTGCCCAATCTTCTCCCCTTCAATAAAGCCGTTGAAGGCAGTGCGATCAGCAACGTGCTTGTTGCGGCTCTAATGAAAAACGATTGGAAAAAAGCTGCTGATATGATGAATCGGGATTTATTTCATGAGCCGTTTCGTTCAAAATGGGTACCTATGTATGCGGAGCTTAAGCAAAAAGCTGTAGAACTCGGGGCATATGGTGCGGCCATTAGTGGATCAGGACCTTCTATCGTCTGCTTTACACCTCATCAGAAGGCAGCTGGGATTACAGAACAACTGTCGCTGTTGTTTCCTCAATACCACTTTGAAACCGTTTTTCCTGACCGAAGAGGTGTTGTGGTGGAGAAATGTTTGTCAGCTGCTTTATAA
- a CDS encoding homoserine dehydrogenase, with translation MVTHVSVGLLGLGTVGSGVVRMIEGNREELQHRVGCPVFIEKILVQNVEKERLVSINNEWLTQHPEDVLQNPNIHVVIEVMGGIELAREYISLALQNKKHVITANKDLMALHGAELLQLAHENECDLFYEASVAGGIPIIRSLVDGLASDRITKMMGIVNGTTNYILTKMDKQQRNYEEVLKEAQDLGYAEADPTSDVEGIDAARKMAILSTLGFSMHIHLDDVKVSGISKVTQEDLEYARQFGYTLKLIGNAKKDNGKVEISVEPTLLPDSHPLASVHNEYNAVYVYGESVGETMFFGPGAGQLPTATSVVSDLVAVVKNMRLGVNGKSVIAPQFDKQLKEPNEIDGKFFYRLYIKDEAGAFSAITSLFALHDISLEKLIQSPVDHKGVAEVVIVTHGTNKHQDNQVYSLLRDSEVVQEIKSHYRVEGA, from the coding sequence ATGGTAACTCATGTTTCAGTAGGACTTCTAGGATTAGGAACAGTCGGCAGCGGTGTCGTTAGAATGATTGAAGGAAACCGTGAAGAATTACAGCATCGCGTTGGATGCCCTGTTTTTATTGAAAAGATATTAGTTCAAAACGTTGAGAAAGAACGGCTTGTCTCGATCAATAACGAATGGCTGACTCAACATCCGGAAGACGTACTTCAAAATCCAAACATACATGTAGTGATTGAAGTAATGGGGGGTATCGAGTTAGCAAGAGAATACATCTCACTAGCACTGCAAAATAAAAAGCATGTGATTACAGCAAACAAAGATTTGATGGCACTTCATGGTGCAGAACTTTTACAGCTTGCTCATGAAAATGAGTGTGACCTTTTCTATGAAGCAAGTGTCGCAGGTGGAATACCGATCATTCGCTCACTTGTTGATGGGCTAGCGTCTGACAGGATCACAAAAATGATGGGAATTGTAAATGGCACAACAAACTACATCCTGACAAAAATGGATAAACAGCAGCGCAACTATGAGGAAGTATTAAAAGAAGCACAAGATTTGGGATATGCAGAAGCTGACCCCACTTCTGATGTAGAAGGAATTGATGCGGCGAGAAAAATGGCAATCCTGTCAACACTCGGGTTCTCCATGCACATTCATCTAGACGACGTAAAGGTTTCTGGTATCTCTAAAGTGACGCAAGAGGACCTAGAATATGCTCGTCAGTTCGGCTATACGCTCAAGTTAATCGGAAACGCTAAAAAGGACAACGGAAAAGTGGAGATCAGTGTTGAACCGACATTGCTTCCAGACTCCCACCCGCTTGCGAGCGTTCATAACGAATACAACGCCGTGTATGTGTATGGTGAATCTGTTGGAGAGACGATGTTCTTCGGTCCAGGTGCAGGGCAGCTCCCGACTGCTACATCAGTTGTTTCCGATTTAGTTGCTGTTGTGAAGAACATGCGGTTAGGGGTTAACGGAAAGAGCGTGATTGCTCCTCAATTCGATAAACAATTAAAGGAGCCTAATGAGATCGACGGGAAATTCTTTTACCGATTGTACATTAAAGATGAGGCAGGTGCTTTCTCAGCAATCACTTCCCTATTCGCTCTGCATGACATCTCACTTGAAAAATTGATTCAAAGTCCTGTCGATCATAAAGGGGTCGCAGAAGTTGTCATCGTGACACATGGCACAAACAAACATCAAGACAATCAAGTATATAGCCTGCTTCGCGACTCAGAAGTTGTTCAAGAAATCAAAAGTCATTATCGTGTGGAGGGTGCTTAA